Proteins from a genomic interval of Xanthomonas sp. AM6:
- the thiC gene encoding phosphomethylpyrimidine synthase ThiC has product MNAVPSPLLQQADTLSESVTRPIPGSRKIFVQGTRADLRVPMREIVLTRTPTLFGGEDNPPVTVYDTSGPYTDPHATIDLRAGLAPLRAGWIAERGDTEALERLSSEFGRGREHNARLDAVRFPARRLPRRALAGANVTQMHYARRGIVTPEMEFVAIRENQRLEAVRDALLRQQHPGEAFGASIQHTITPEFVRDEIARGRAILPNNINHPESEPMVIGRNFLTKINANIGNSALSSGIAEEVEKLVWAIRWGGDTVMDLSTGKHIHETREWIVRNSPVPIGTVPIYQALEKVDGRAEELTWEIFRDTLIEQAEQGVDYFTIHAGVLLRYVPLTAKRVTGIVSRGGSILAKWCLAHHKENFLYTHFEDICQIMKAYDVAFSLGDGLRPGCIADANDAAQFGELETLGELTKIAWKHDVQTMIEGPGHVPMQLIKQNMDKQLRECGEAPFYTLGPLTTDIAPGYDHITSAIGAAMIGWFGTAMLCYVTPKEHLGLPNRQDVRDGIMAYKIAAHAADLAKGHPGAQVRDNALSKARFEFRWDDQFHLGLDPEKAKEFHDETLPKDAHKLAHFCSMCGPHFCSMKITQDVREYATEHGVGESDALQAGMAEKAAQFLDAGAEVYRQG; this is encoded by the coding sequence ATGAATGCCGTACCCAGCCCGTTGCTGCAGCAGGCCGATACCCTGTCCGAGTCGGTGACCCGGCCGATCCCCGGTTCGCGCAAGATCTTCGTGCAAGGCACGCGCGCCGACCTGCGCGTGCCGATGCGCGAGATCGTGCTGACCCGCACCCCGACCCTGTTCGGCGGCGAGGACAATCCGCCGGTGACCGTCTACGACACCTCCGGCCCGTACACCGACCCGCACGCGACCATCGACCTGCGCGCCGGCCTGGCGCCGCTGCGCGCGGGCTGGATCGCCGAGCGCGGCGACACCGAGGCGCTGGAGCGGCTCAGCTCGGAGTTCGGCCGCGGCCGCGAGCACAACGCGCGCCTGGACGCGGTGCGCTTCCCGGCCCGGCGCCTGCCGCGGCGCGCGCTGGCCGGCGCCAACGTCACCCAGATGCACTACGCGCGGCGCGGCATCGTCACCCCGGAGATGGAGTTCGTCGCGATCCGCGAGAACCAGCGGCTGGAGGCGGTGCGCGACGCGCTGCTGCGCCAGCAGCATCCCGGCGAGGCGTTCGGCGCCAGCATCCAGCACACTATCACCCCGGAATTCGTGCGCGACGAGATCGCCCGCGGCCGCGCCATCCTGCCCAACAACATCAACCACCCGGAAAGCGAGCCGATGGTCATCGGCCGCAACTTCCTGACCAAGATCAACGCCAACATCGGCAACAGCGCGCTCAGCTCGGGCATCGCCGAGGAAGTGGAGAAGCTGGTGTGGGCGATCCGCTGGGGCGGCGACACGGTGATGGACCTGTCCACCGGCAAGCACATCCACGAGACCCGCGAGTGGATCGTGCGCAACTCGCCGGTGCCGATCGGCACGGTGCCGATCTACCAGGCGCTGGAGAAGGTCGACGGCCGCGCCGAGGAACTGACCTGGGAGATCTTCCGCGACACCCTGATCGAGCAGGCCGAGCAGGGCGTGGACTATTTCACCATCCACGCCGGGGTGCTGCTGCGCTACGTGCCGCTGACCGCCAAACGCGTCACCGGCATCGTCTCGCGCGGCGGCTCGATCCTGGCCAAGTGGTGCCTGGCGCACCACAAGGAGAACTTCCTCTACACCCACTTCGAGGACATCTGCCAGATCATGAAGGCCTACGACGTGGCCTTCTCGCTCGGCGATGGCCTGCGTCCGGGCTGCATCGCCGACGCCAACGACGCGGCGCAGTTCGGCGAGCTGGAAACCCTGGGCGAGCTGACCAAAATCGCATGGAAGCACGACGTGCAGACCATGATCGAAGGCCCCGGCCACGTGCCGATGCAGCTGATCAAGCAGAACATGGACAAGCAGCTGCGCGAGTGCGGCGAGGCGCCGTTCTACACGCTGGGGCCGCTGACCACCGACATCGCGCCCGGCTACGACCACATCACCTCGGCGATCGGCGCGGCGATGATCGGCTGGTTCGGCACCGCGATGCTGTGCTACGTGACGCCCAAGGAACACCTGGGCCTGCCCAACCGGCAGGACGTGCGCGACGGCATCATGGCCTACAAGATCGCCGCGCATGCCGCGGACCTGGCCAAAGGCCATCCCGGCGCGCAGGTGCGCGACAACGCGCTGTCCAAGGCGCGCTTCGAGTTCCGCTGGGACGACCAGTTCCACCTGGGCCTGGACCCGGAGAAGGCCAAGGAGTTCCACGACGAGACGCTGCCCAAGGACGCGCACAAGCTGGCGCACTTCTGCTCGATGTGCGGGCCGCACTTCTGTTCGATGAAGATCACCCAGGACGTGCGTGAGTACGCGACCGAGCATGGGGTCGGCGAGAGCGACGCGCTGCAGGCCGGCATGGCCGAGAAGGCGGCGCAGTTCCTGGACGCCGGCGCCGAGGTCTATCGGCAGGGGTAG